A window of uncultured Umboniibacter sp. contains these coding sequences:
- a CDS encoding TusE/DsrC/DsvC family sulfur relay protein, producing MALTDVTRDSEGFLCKLDQWTSELAIELAREENIQLTESHTIAIHAARSFHQQFETSPSMRAFIKFLKREGHDELASSIALLKLFPGSPAKYISKIAGLPKPENCL from the coding sequence ATGGCCTTAACTGACGTAACGCGAGATTCCGAGGGCTTTCTGTGCAAGCTTGACCAGTGGACCTCAGAGCTTGCCATTGAGCTTGCTCGAGAGGAGAACATCCAGCTCACTGAAAGTCATACTATCGCTATCCACGCTGCTCGCTCATTCCATCAGCAATTCGAAACCTCACCCTCCATGCGCGCTTTTATTAAGTTTCTCAAGCGCGAGGGTCATGATGAGCTCGCCTCAAGTATCGCGCTACTTAAGCTGTTTCCAGGTAGTCCGGCAAAGTACATCAGCAAAATCGCGGGACTCCCAAAGCCAGAAAACTGCCTATGA
- a CDS encoding glycosyl transferase family protein — protein MTTTEHPFAEFIRQIGKGQKGRKDLSEQQAFSAMTAILNDEVTDTQIGAFLMLMRVKEECEDELIGFVRAIEAHSAPAQSKASAEIDISWSSYSGKRDESNWYILAQLALSQSYRILVHGGPGHTPGRYYTEAVYRELGLLEAKTPSLNNPTYLPLRDWAPKLERMLALRFELGLRSPLNSVLRLCAPFAARLQLMSVFHPRYSPLHQQASIRLGRTGSLVFKGAGGEAEIRPTANTQLFITQVDKAYEFTMSRQSSSRLPPTTPTVKVLCDVWRNDELTSPEAENGVLTILETMTAVLMAYHHTDYEAARAESLQLWHSRDKNRLDIQA, from the coding sequence ATGACAACTACCGAGCACCCTTTCGCGGAATTTATTCGTCAAATCGGTAAAGGTCAGAAGGGCCGTAAAGATCTTAGCGAGCAGCAAGCATTTAGCGCCATGACGGCCATTCTCAATGACGAGGTAACGGATACTCAGATTGGTGCTTTCCTCATGCTGATGCGCGTGAAGGAAGAATGCGAGGACGAACTCATCGGCTTTGTTAGAGCAATCGAAGCTCATTCGGCGCCGGCGCAATCTAAAGCTAGCGCTGAAATCGATATTAGCTGGTCAAGCTATTCGGGAAAACGAGATGAGAGCAACTGGTATATTCTAGCGCAGCTAGCGCTGAGTCAGTCCTATCGGATATTGGTCCATGGTGGGCCCGGACATACACCGGGTCGATATTACACTGAAGCGGTGTATCGAGAGCTCGGTTTACTCGAGGCAAAAACCCCTAGCTTGAATAATCCAACGTACCTGCCACTGCGCGACTGGGCTCCAAAGCTCGAACGCATGCTCGCGCTTAGATTCGAACTTGGGCTTAGATCGCCGCTGAATAGCGTCCTGCGTCTCTGCGCTCCCTTTGCAGCTAGACTACAGCTCATGTCAGTATTCCACCCCCGCTACTCACCGCTTCACCAACAGGCCTCTATTCGTCTCGGTCGAACTGGCAGTCTCGTCTTTAAAGGGGCCGGTGGCGAAGCTGAAATTCGTCCTACTGCGAATACCCAACTTTTTATCACCCAAGTCGATAAAGCCTATGAGTTCACGATGAGCCGCCAATCTAGCTCCAGACTCCCACCCACCACCCCCACCGTTAAGGTGCTTTGCGACGTCTGGCGTAATGACGAACTAACCAGCCCTGAGGCTGAAAACGGTGTATTGACGATCTTAGAAACAATGACTGCCGTGCTGATGGCCTACCACCACACCGATTATGAGGCCGCTAGGGCAGAAAGCCTGCAACTTTGGCATAGTCGTGACAAAAATCGGCTCGATATCCAAGCATAA
- the trmA gene encoding tRNA (uridine(54)-C5)-methyltransferase TrmA, whose amino-acid sequence MNFTQPENYQALFAEKIDRLTAMLSPFYGGTLDTYESAPEFYRMRAEFRIWHTDDGAHYAMFKRGDNKTPIFVDHFPVASQEINTLMPKLLAEVNASELLAKRLFHIEFLATLSGDMLVTFIYHRPLSEEWIAFAKELEARYAIAIIGRSRKQKVIISRDWVDEVLTVNRNALHYRQNEGGFSQPNAAVCQKMLEWAIAQSAQQTNQDLLELYCGNGNFSVALAPHYRKVLATEMAKTSIRAAQLNAESNGVANLSVARLSAEEFTQAWNRDREFKRLKEIDLDDYDVSTIFVDPPRAGMDPDTTELCQRFERIIYISCNPTTLVENLQQLTQTHVIKRAALFDQFPYTDHMEAGVILERR is encoded by the coding sequence GTGAATTTCACCCAACCCGAAAACTATCAAGCTCTCTTTGCGGAAAAAATTGACCGCCTAACTGCCATGCTCAGTCCGTTCTATGGCGGTACTCTTGACACTTACGAGTCCGCGCCAGAGTTCTATCGTATGCGCGCCGAGTTTAGAATTTGGCACACTGACGATGGCGCGCACTATGCCATGTTCAAGCGCGGTGATAATAAAACTCCTATATTTGTTGATCATTTCCCCGTTGCCTCTCAGGAAATCAATACCTTAATGCCAAAGCTATTGGCCGAAGTGAACGCTAGTGAACTGCTCGCCAAGCGGCTTTTTCATATTGAGTTTCTCGCAACGCTATCGGGGGATATGCTCGTGACCTTTATCTACCACCGCCCGCTGAGCGAGGAGTGGATAGCATTCGCGAAGGAATTGGAGGCCCGCTATGCCATCGCTATTATTGGACGCTCGCGCAAACAAAAGGTGATTATTAGCCGCGATTGGGTTGACGAAGTGCTAACGGTGAATCGCAACGCCCTGCACTATCGACAGAACGAAGGTGGATTTAGCCAACCCAACGCAGCCGTCTGTCAGAAGATGCTCGAATGGGCTATCGCTCAGTCTGCACAACAGACTAACCAAGATCTTTTAGAGTTGTATTGCGGCAACGGTAATTTCTCTGTGGCACTGGCGCCACACTACCGAAAAGTCTTGGCCACGGAGATGGCAAAGACTTCCATTCGCGCCGCTCAGCTGAATGCTGAGTCGAATGGCGTAGCAAATCTTAGCGTTGCCCGATTATCGGCGGAGGAATTTACGCAGGCGTGGAATAGAGACCGCGAGTTTAAGCGCTTAAAAGAGATAGATCTCGACGACTACGATGTATCGACGATCTTCGTCGATCCACCCCGTGCCGGTATGGATCCAGACACCACTGAGCTTTGTCAGCGCTTCGAGCGTATCATTTATATTAGCTGTAACCCTACTACGCTGGTCGAGAACCTTCAGCAATTGACACAAACTCACGTTATCAAGCGCGCCGCGCTATTCGATCAATTTCCGTATACTGATCATATGGAAGCTGGCGTTATCCTAGAACGCCGCTAG
- a CDS encoding DUF2489 domain-containing protein — MLTTTILIGFILATSIIVVLAIYALKLTKQVKQVETEQAVKLQDIEQRAEAAMDEVALGITVLARACLQDELSTTEACLRICHSMDQLQLSSLYRSIHPAIYEVSDRAQSFPILADYKALTPKEQFKLDRQRDELEQEYEEAVKRTMGALSTFERPKFEDAAA; from the coding sequence ATGCTGACCACCACTATCTTAATCGGTTTTATCCTAGCAACAAGTATTATTGTAGTACTAGCAATTTATGCGCTCAAGCTTACAAAGCAGGTAAAGCAAGTTGAGACTGAACAGGCAGTCAAACTTCAGGATATTGAACAGCGAGCTGAAGCGGCAATGGACGAAGTTGCCTTGGGTATTACCGTGCTGGCCAGAGCTTGTCTTCAGGACGAGCTTTCCACAACCGAAGCGTGCTTACGAATTTGTCATTCGATGGACCAGTTGCAACTGAGTTCATTATACCGAAGTATTCACCCTGCTATTTATGAAGTGTCTGATCGCGCACAGAGTTTCCCCATTCTGGCTGATTACAAGGCACTCACGCCAAAGGAGCAGTTCAAACTCGACCGCCAACGTGATGAGCTTGAGCAAGAGTATGAAGAGGCTGTAAAGCGGACAATGGGCGCTCTGTCGACTTTTGAACGCCCGAAATTTGAAGACGCCGCTGCCTAG
- a CDS encoding tetratricopeptide repeat protein, producing MDELSKELTESIKVLCSEGYELYDQKQWERALRVFYRAWNKLPKPQTDYKESGWVLTALGDTYFKAGRFRPAKEALNSALHCPGINYNPFVLLRLGQSLLEQGDADKAHQTLAFAYKKGGRQLFESEAPKYLLAALQPPANKD from the coding sequence ATGGACGAACTAAGCAAGGAATTAACGGAATCTATCAAGGTGTTGTGCTCCGAAGGCTATGAGCTCTACGATCAAAAGCAGTGGGAACGAGCATTGCGTGTATTTTATCGCGCTTGGAACAAGCTACCGAAACCGCAAACAGATTATAAGGAGTCAGGTTGGGTGCTTACCGCTTTGGGAGACACTTACTTTAAGGCTGGTAGGTTTCGGCCAGCGAAGGAAGCACTAAACTCAGCACTCCATTGCCCTGGTATTAACTACAACCCCTTCGTATTACTAAGACTTGGGCAATCACTTCTTGAACAGGGTGACGCTGATAAAGCTCATCAGACTTTAGCCTTCGCCTATAAAAAAGGCGGCAGACAACTGTTTGAGAGCGAAGCACCTAAGTATTTACTGGCAGCTCTTCAGCCGCCAGCGAATAAGGACTAA
- a CDS encoding response regulator, whose product MSEQALDVVIYVVDDDEAVRGSISFLMKANGYRCQTFVDAQDFLANAALAKPAVGIFDIRMPGMSGLELFDELKTRDQLLPVVFVTGHGDVPMAVEAIKNGALDFILKPFDDQELLSHIEDAVESMTASRERQVLKETALERLSKLTDRESQVMEMVVAGNANKVIAYDLEVSQRTVEIHRANVMQKMGCRSLAQLVRMVMIARSEI is encoded by the coding sequence ATGAGCGAACAAGCATTAGATGTTGTAATTTACGTTGTTGATGACGACGAAGCAGTACGCGGCTCAATTAGTTTTCTTATGAAGGCTAATGGTTATCGCTGTCAGACATTTGTTGACGCACAGGATTTCTTGGCCAACGCGGCGTTAGCTAAGCCGGCGGTGGGTATATTCGATATTCGTATGCCTGGTATGAGTGGTCTAGAGCTCTTTGATGAACTTAAAACCCGAGATCAACTCCTACCGGTTGTATTTGTAACGGGGCACGGAGATGTTCCAATGGCAGTCGAAGCCATCAAGAACGGAGCGCTGGACTTCATTCTTAAACCCTTCGATGATCAAGAGTTGCTCTCGCATATTGAGGACGCAGTTGAAAGCATGACTGCTAGCCGCGAGCGACAGGTTCTCAAGGAAACGGCGCTAGAGCGACTATCAAAGTTGACTGATCGCGAATCTCAAGTTATGGAGATGGTGGTGGCCGGCAACGCAAATAAGGTGATTGCCTATGACCTAGAGGTAAGTCAACGTACCGTTGAAATTCATCGCGCTAACGTTATGCAGAAAATGGGCTGTCGTTCATTAGCACAGCTGGTTAGAATGGTAATGATCGCTCGCAGCGAAATCTAA
- a CDS encoding ATP-binding protein has protein sequence MKIRKSYRGRMFGLIIVLITVSVMVMLFTLFTLFRSVAYQNQYILSSYVDNQALLFERMLLEQPDWQIEEPLTVMRRVYSQFDRQTLPLNETTGVFEVIVQTDDEIHWLMGGGTVVSSAAYLLEDKVTLAALNGAQGVVVLDDGFTEPQVKAFSGLPEWGVAFILTVSMNELREPFVSAAIRAVLAAIILTSIGGWFFYRISRPIIVDLEENELKYRTLFDNANEGVLLLSPEIVDCNDRAAMIFGLTKWELLGRNLDSFSVINQAYQQPRDFITRAENGEAQYFLWLVRDSRGSEHELEVMMRKVELDEQDRLLVTLVDITDRRRAEKDLRVAEKAIRDGRDHLAHVARLNTMGEMAAGIAHEINQPLSAITTYAQASEKLLQRPELDREMMEEAFTQIAKQARRAGEVIRRLRDFVNKSGTNLQLWAPEDIVAESVALGMVDARKYDIPVVTDLQVGIAPIQVDAVQVQQVLINLIRNALEAVAAFRQSDGQVDVILFAEERGVIIQIGDNGPGLSDEALQRVFHPFFTTKASGMGIGLSISHSIVQAHKGTMRVFNKDEGGAVFEVCLPYAKTSA, from the coding sequence GTGAAAATTCGCAAGAGCTATCGAGGTCGAATGTTCGGTCTGATTATTGTACTCATTACCGTGAGTGTCATGGTGATGTTGTTCACTCTTTTTACGTTATTCCGAAGCGTTGCCTACCAGAACCAATATATCCTATCTAGCTACGTCGATAATCAGGCTTTACTATTTGAGCGGATGCTTCTTGAACAACCCGATTGGCAGATCGAAGAGCCGCTAACCGTTATGCGAAGGGTTTACTCGCAATTCGACAGACAGACACTGCCGCTCAACGAAACAACCGGAGTGTTCGAAGTTATTGTACAAACGGATGATGAAATTCATTGGCTAATGGGCGGCGGCACTGTGGTCTCAAGCGCCGCGTATTTACTGGAAGATAAGGTAACTTTGGCCGCGTTAAACGGGGCACAGGGTGTGGTTGTTTTGGATGATGGCTTTACGGAACCGCAAGTGAAGGCCTTTTCTGGGCTGCCGGAGTGGGGCGTAGCGTTCATATTAACGGTGTCTATGAACGAACTCCGTGAACCCTTCGTTAGTGCGGCAATTCGAGCTGTCTTAGCAGCGATAATCTTGACGTCCATCGGTGGCTGGTTTTTCTATCGCATTAGTCGCCCGATTATCGTCGATCTGGAAGAGAATGAGCTTAAATATCGAACCCTCTTTGATAACGCCAATGAGGGTGTGCTGCTATTATCCCCAGAAATTGTTGATTGTAATGACCGTGCCGCGATGATCTTTGGGTTAACTAAATGGGAACTCCTCGGGAGAAACCTTGACAGTTTCTCCGTGATTAATCAGGCCTATCAACAGCCCCGTGATTTCATAACTCGTGCGGAAAATGGTGAAGCCCAGTATTTTTTATGGTTAGTTCGGGATAGCCGCGGCTCGGAGCATGAACTCGAAGTCATGATGCGCAAAGTTGAACTTGATGAACAGGATCGACTTTTAGTCACCTTGGTAGATATCACCGACCGCCGCCGCGCCGAAAAGGACCTTCGGGTAGCGGAAAAGGCAATTCGAGATGGCCGGGACCATCTTGCGCACGTTGCGCGCCTTAATACCATGGGAGAGATGGCGGCCGGTATTGCCCATGAAATTAATCAACCACTCTCTGCTATTACCACCTATGCGCAGGCGAGTGAGAAGCTCTTACAGAGGCCTGAGCTCGACCGGGAGATGATGGAGGAGGCGTTTACACAGATTGCTAAACAGGCGAGGCGAGCAGGTGAGGTTATTCGTCGCCTTCGTGATTTCGTTAACAAGAGTGGCACCAATCTTCAGCTTTGGGCTCCTGAAGACATTGTGGCGGAATCCGTGGCGCTAGGTATGGTCGATGCACGGAAGTATGACATTCCAGTTGTTACCGATCTTCAGGTTGGTATTGCGCCTATCCAAGTTGACGCCGTTCAGGTTCAGCAGGTATTGATTAATTTGATTCGTAATGCGCTGGAAGCCGTTGCGGCATTCCGACAGTCCGACGGCCAGGTGGATGTGATACTGTTTGCCGAAGAAAGGGGCGTCATCATCCAAATTGGTGATAACGGTCCTGGTTTGAGCGACGAGGCACTTCAGCGTGTTTTCCATCCCTTTTTTACCACCAAGGCATCGGGCATGGGAATTGGTTTATCTATTAGCCACTCGATTGTTCAAGCTCACAAAGGTACGATGAGAGTCTTTAATAAAGATGAAGGTGGGGCGGTTTTTGAAGTGTGTCTACCTTACGCAAAAACTTCAGCATAG
- the murI gene encoding glutamate racemase, with the protein MSVLIFDSGLGGLSIRREIQMLRPDLSVHQFADHAWLPYGAKSANDICSRLLAIIPAMVKRVNASLLVVACNTASTHTLPQLRAALSIPVVGVVPAIKPAARISKSREIIVLATERTIASPYLDELIQQYASDCTITRIGANRLVEMAESKLSGGAVDTTELRKLLPSASIPPSADTIVLACTHFPLLKEELEAYFSQQLDFVDSGNAIARRVSDLTPIQEKVEPAEFFTTGTLNQATIALLKSELFTRITTL; encoded by the coding sequence GTGTCTGTACTAATTTTTGATTCAGGTCTCGGAGGATTAAGCATTCGCCGAGAAATACAAATGTTACGACCCGATCTTAGCGTCCATCAGTTCGCCGACCACGCTTGGCTACCGTATGGCGCCAAGAGCGCCAACGACATTTGCAGCCGCCTCCTTGCAATCATTCCTGCAATGGTAAAGAGGGTTAACGCATCGCTGTTAGTGGTCGCCTGTAATACTGCTAGCACTCACACGCTACCTCAGCTTAGGGCTGCGCTCAGTATTCCAGTAGTCGGAGTGGTTCCCGCCATCAAGCCCGCAGCACGCATCTCTAAAAGTAGAGAAATTATCGTGCTGGCAACTGAGAGAACCATCGCCTCGCCCTACCTTGATGAACTCATTCAACAATACGCCTCGGACTGCACAATTACCCGTATCGGGGCTAATCGTTTAGTTGAGATGGCGGAGTCTAAACTATCGGGTGGAGCCGTCGATACTACGGAACTCCGAAAGCTTCTCCCTAGCGCTAGTATCCCTCCCTCGGCGGATACTATCGTACTGGCCTGTACGCACTTCCCATTGCTAAAGGAGGAGCTCGAAGCCTATTTTTCTCAGCAACTCGACTTCGTGGACTCTGGTAATGCAATTGCTCGGCGAGTGAGCGATCTAACACCCATCCAGGAAAAAGTAGAGCCCGCTGAATTCTTTACTACTGGAACTCTCAATCAGGCAACAATAGCGCTTTTGAAATCCGAATTATTCACCCGCATCACCACCCTATAG
- a CDS encoding 3-deoxy-7-phosphoheptulonate synthase: protein MSLATIDNINVESQDVLLSPAKLIAELPLSERAEKVVTEARNTIRNILDGKDHRVLLVVGPCSIHDTEAAMDYAKRLKALADELSDTLFIVMRVYFEKPRTTVGWKGLINDPHLDDSFAIEEGLHTGRKLLMDVLELGIGTATEALDPISPQYLQDLIAWSAIGARTTESQTHREMASGLSSPVGFKNGTDGGLEVAINALQSSANPHRFLGINKEGQVAIIRTRGNGYAHIVLRGGNGKPNYDSVSVQVCEQELSGAGITPNLMIDCSHANSSKDHNLQPLVLDNVCNQIAEGNTSIMGMMIESNLHSGNQKINSDRAQLEYGVSITDACINWETTESCLREMADKLRNVLPARTRS, encoded by the coding sequence ATGAGTTTAGCAACAATCGACAATATCAACGTTGAAAGCCAAGACGTACTTCTTTCTCCCGCAAAGCTTATTGCTGAGCTTCCGCTGTCAGAACGCGCTGAGAAAGTAGTAACCGAAGCGCGAAATACCATTCGCAACATTCTTGATGGTAAAGACCACCGCGTCTTACTAGTAGTTGGACCTTGCTCAATTCATGATACTGAGGCTGCAATGGACTACGCTAAGCGTCTAAAGGCATTGGCGGATGAATTAAGTGATACTTTATTTATTGTCATGCGCGTCTATTTCGAAAAGCCACGTACCACCGTTGGCTGGAAGGGCTTAATCAATGATCCACATCTAGATGACTCTTTTGCAATTGAAGAGGGCCTACACACCGGACGTAAATTATTGATGGATGTTCTCGAACTTGGTATCGGAACGGCTACCGAAGCACTTGATCCCATTTCGCCTCAGTATCTTCAAGATCTGATCGCTTGGTCAGCCATTGGCGCGCGCACCACTGAATCACAAACTCACCGTGAAATGGCAAGTGGCTTATCTTCTCCTGTTGGTTTCAAAAACGGTACCGATGGCGGCTTAGAAGTTGCTATAAATGCTTTACAGTCGTCGGCAAACCCACATCGCTTCTTGGGTATTAACAAGGAAGGTCAGGTTGCCATCATCCGGACTCGAGGCAACGGCTATGCTCACATTGTATTACGAGGCGGAAATGGTAAACCTAATTATGATTCAGTCTCCGTTCAGGTGTGCGAGCAGGAGCTAAGTGGCGCCGGGATTACTCCCAATCTGATGATTGATTGCAGTCACGCTAACTCAAGCAAGGATCACAATCTTCAGCCACTCGTGCTCGATAACGTCTGTAACCAGATTGCTGAAGGTAACACTTCAATAATGGGGATGATGATCGAATCAAATCTGCACAGTGGCAACCAGAAGATTAATTCCGACCGTGCTCAGCTTGAATATGGCGTATCCATCACCGATGCGTGTATTAACTGGGAAACTACTGAGAGTTGCCTTCGCGAGATGGCCGACAAACTGCGTAACGTTCTCCCAGCGCGAACTCGATCTTAA
- the nfuA gene encoding Fe-S biogenesis protein NfuA, whose translation MSNVTVTPSAHDYLADLLSKQDVEGVGVRMFVQAPGTPSAETCIAYCRPGEEQEGDVEMPLERFSMWFDQRSLPFLEDAMVDFAEDRMGGQLTIKAPNAKMPRVSDDSPLEDRINYVLYNEVNPGLASHGGQVSLREVDTEGFAILEFGGGCQGCGMVDVTLQQGVEKTLLENIPELKGVKDSTDHSDTSNAYFK comes from the coding sequence ATGTCTAATGTAACCGTAACCCCATCAGCTCACGACTATCTCGCAGATCTATTAAGTAAGCAAGATGTTGAGGGTGTAGGAGTGCGCATGTTTGTTCAAGCTCCGGGTACGCCGTCTGCAGAAACCTGTATCGCCTATTGTCGTCCTGGTGAAGAGCAAGAGGGTGATGTAGAGATGCCGCTAGAGCGCTTCAGCATGTGGTTTGACCAGCGCTCGCTCCCATTTCTAGAAGACGCCATGGTTGATTTCGCTGAAGACCGCATGGGTGGACAGCTAACTATTAAAGCGCCAAACGCTAAGATGCCGCGTGTTAGTGATGACAGCCCGCTTGAAGATCGGATTAATTATGTCCTATACAACGAGGTCAATCCGGGCCTAGCGTCCCACGGTGGCCAGGTCTCTCTGCGAGAAGTTGACACAGAAGGCTTCGCCATTCTTGAGTTTGGAGGTGGTTGTCAGGGCTGTGGCATGGTTGACGTGACCTTACAGCAAGGCGTCGAGAAGACACTACTTGAAAATATTCCAGAACTGAAAGGCGTTAAGGATTCAACCGATCACTCAGATACGTCGAACGCATACTTCAAGTAA
- a CDS encoding DUF2970 domain-containing protein — protein sequence MNSKVNNKGWRKWLRIAKSTGAAFFGVQSSKVLEEDFQGSSPLPFIVMGLILTVGFVVTLVVIVNMVLN from the coding sequence ATGAACAGCAAAGTCAATAATAAAGGCTGGCGAAAGTGGTTACGCATAGCTAAGAGCACCGGCGCTGCATTTTTTGGTGTGCAATCAAGTAAAGTGCTTGAGGAAGATTTTCAGGGGAGTAGCCCACTACCCTTCATTGTAATGGGCCTAATACTAACCGTAGGCTTCGTCGTAACGTTAGTCGTCATCGTCAACATGGTGCTGAACTGA
- a CDS encoding MarR family transcriptional regulator, protein MSSESSNMELHSSSIYWLGRLATQMQEAFNGAVAQYGVSWAQWMVLNAVYYQRAKTPAQIAQHIGVDRSAITRLVDRLEAKGLVERSRENADRRSINIELTTKGKNLIPTLLESAKSHEKQFIELLDEREKSNFFRGLSVLLAATGNDDTPFH, encoded by the coding sequence ATGAGTTCAGAGTCGTCAAATATGGAATTACATAGCAGTTCAATTTATTGGCTAGGTCGCCTAGCCACCCAGATGCAAGAAGCCTTTAATGGTGCCGTTGCTCAATATGGGGTGAGTTGGGCTCAGTGGATGGTATTGAATGCAGTCTACTACCAACGAGCCAAAACTCCGGCGCAAATTGCCCAACACATTGGTGTTGATCGATCGGCAATAACACGCTTGGTTGATCGATTGGAGGCCAAGGGGTTAGTGGAAAGAAGTCGCGAGAATGCTGATAGACGTTCAATCAATATTGAACTGACGACGAAAGGCAAGAATTTGATCCCAACGCTATTGGAATCAGCCAAGTCGCATGAAAAGCAGTTCATTGAATTGTTAGATGAGCGTGAGAAATCGAATTTCTTCCGCGGACTAAGCGTTCTGCTTGCAGCGACAGGAAATGACGATACTCCGTTTCATTAA
- a CDS encoding nitrite/sulfite reductase, whose translation MYVYQAFDQSVVDQRVSQFRDQTSRYLAGELSEEAFLPLRLQNGLYIQRHAPMLRVAVPYGMINSRQLRCLADVSRRYDRSYVHVTTRQNIQLNWPELKDVPDILAELAKVEMHAIQTSGNCIRNTTTDAFAGVASDELADPRPLCELIRQWSTMHPEYAFLPRKFKIAVSGTESDRAAIRFHDIGLQLAHNNSGELGVEIFVGGGLGRTPIVGQSVFNWVPLSQLLNYLEAILTVYNLNGRRDNKYKARIKILVKAMGVEAFREAVLAKLPVVGSYDEQHVAKKLSELESYFSEPNYKRGIDELDAQAQLYPQQEADTNFGLWLGRNVSRHRVAGYRAVTLSLKKTGTPPGDLTADQLDLVADLADKYSFSEARMTHEQNIVLADVSVNQLYELYQVLLTAGFATPNINTLTDIICCPGGDFCALANAKSIPVAHDIQTTFDNYDYLYDLGDLDLNISGCMNACGHHHIGDIGILGVDKKGKEFYQISLGGNAGYEAATIGKILGPSFAQEDITSVLQKLLNVFLENRLEGERFSHTYHRIGHAPFKTAAYTNNDITSSEGRTHA comes from the coding sequence ATGTATGTGTACCAAGCCTTCGACCAATCAGTGGTTGACCAACGAGTTAGTCAATTTCGAGACCAGACCTCGCGATATTTAGCGGGTGAGCTCTCCGAAGAGGCATTCCTACCACTTCGTCTACAGAACGGACTCTACATCCAACGTCACGCACCCATGCTAAGAGTGGCTGTTCCATACGGAATGATTAACAGCCGCCAACTACGCTGTCTAGCGGATGTCAGTAGGCGCTACGACCGCTCCTATGTACACGTTACGACGCGTCAAAACATCCAGCTCAACTGGCCAGAACTCAAGGATGTACCGGATATTTTAGCTGAGCTAGCGAAGGTTGAGATGCATGCAATTCAAACATCTGGCAACTGTATTCGAAATACAACAACTGATGCCTTCGCCGGTGTTGCAAGTGACGAATTAGCTGATCCGAGGCCACTCTGTGAACTCATCCGTCAATGGAGCACTATGCATCCTGAGTATGCGTTCTTACCGCGAAAATTTAAAATTGCCGTCTCAGGTACCGAATCCGATAGAGCTGCTATCCGCTTCCATGATATTGGCCTTCAGCTGGCACATAATAATTCCGGTGAACTAGGAGTAGAAATTTTTGTCGGTGGAGGCTTAGGCCGAACCCCGATCGTTGGACAATCCGTCTTCAATTGGGTACCGCTTAGTCAATTGCTTAATTACCTTGAGGCTATTTTAACCGTCTATAACCTTAACGGGAGGCGAGACAATAAATACAAGGCGCGCATTAAAATTTTGGTTAAAGCCATGGGCGTGGAGGCGTTCAGAGAAGCGGTACTAGCAAAGCTTCCCGTAGTAGGAAGCTACGACGAGCAGCACGTGGCCAAAAAATTAAGCGAACTTGAATCCTATTTTAGTGAGCCGAACTATAAGCGTGGCATCGATGAACTTGATGCTCAAGCCCAGTTATATCCGCAACAAGAGGCCGATACGAATTTTGGCCTCTGGTTGGGACGCAATGTCAGTCGGCACCGAGTTGCTGGCTATCGAGCCGTAACGCTTTCGCTGAAAAAGACCGGAACGCCACCGGGCGATCTAACAGCGGATCAGCTAGATCTTGTGGCGGACTTAGCCGATAAGTATAGTTTCTCTGAAGCTCGCATGACCCACGAGCAAAATATTGTGCTGGCGGACGTTTCAGTAAATCAACTTTATGAACTCTATCAGGTCCTGTTAACTGCCGGTTTCGCAACACCTAATATCAACACTCTGACCGACATCATTTGCTGTCCTGGTGGGGACTTTTGTGCGTTAGCTAACGCTAAGTCAATTCCAGTCGCTCACGATATTCAAACAACCTTCGATAACTATGATTATCTCTATGATCTTGGCGATCTTGACCTCAATATATCTGGCTGTATGAATGCCTGCGGCCATCATCATATTGGTGATATTGGTATTCTTGGGGTAGATAAGAAAGGCAAAGAATTTTACCAAATATCTCTAGGTGGAAATGCCGGTTACGAAGCGGCCACCATCGGTAAAATCCTAGGTCCTTCTTTTGCCCAGGAAGATATCACGAGCGTGCTGCAGAAACTACTCAATGTGTTCCTAGAAAACCGGTTAGAGGGTGAAAGATTTTCTCATACCTACCATCGTATTGGTCACGCTCCATTTAAAACTGCCGCCTATACAAATAACGATATAACGAGTTCGGAGGGCCGGACTCATGCCTAA